Within Terriglobia bacterium, the genomic segment GTCCGCGACGAGAAGAAGGTGTATGTGGCTTTGAACAAGCCGGCTGGTGTTGTGACTTCGTTTGGCGATAATCGAAGCCGGCCGACGGTCTACGACAACCTGAAGGAGCTGGATCGTTGGGTTTTTCCGGTGGGCCGCCTCGACATGGATACCTCGGGGCTTCTGATACTCACGAACGACACGGAATATGGTGAGGCGCTGTTGAGTCCTGAAGCCAAGGTGCGGAAGACGTATTACGGCAAGGCTTCGGGGGTCGTCACCGGCGATGAATACTTCCGGCTCGCCTTCGGCCTGGACATCGGCCGCGGCGAGACCACCGCGCCCGCAATCGTGCGGGAAGTTCGGGCGACGGAGAAATACACGTGGTTCGAGCTGACGATTACGGAAGGAAAAAATCGGCAGGTTCGCCGGATGTTCGAGGCGGTCGGGCACCCGGTGTTGAAATTAGTAAGAATTCGGATTGGGAAGCTGGAACTTGGTGAGAT encodes:
- a CDS encoding pseudouridine synthase; protein product: MNKPRATLDRVLSKAGIASRTTTREWIQQGRVKVNGRVVRNPDHWVEGAKDTVHLDGLKVRDEKKVYVALNKPAGVVTSFGDNRSRPTVYDNLKELDRWVFPVGRLDMDTSGLLILTNDTEYGEALLSPEAKVRKTYYGKASGVVTGDEYFRLAFGLDIGRGETTAPAIVREVRATEKYTWFELTITEGKNRQVRRMFEAVGHPVLKLVRIRIGKLELGEIPVGKFTILTRKEALRAIAGGI